The window GGGATCCTGGTCGAACGGTTCGTCTTCGTGGCCCCCGTGGTCACGCCGAGCCCGCTGGCTCTGGGGATCGATTTCCTTGTCCTTCTGGTCCTCTTCGTCAGTTTCGTCGTGAAGAGAGGGGGCGGGAGGAGGGTCCTCGAAGCGTAGCCCGGTCGAAAAGTTCAGGGACGTTCTTAAAACTTTTCATTCCCACGGCTCCCAGCCTGCGTGGGGACGCCGCAGGAAGACGGGAGCCCGGCCGCGTCGGCAGGGAAGTCCTGCCGCAGGGGTTACCTGCCCAGGCAGCTTTTCGTGGACGGGATCACGCAGAGAAAGGCGAAGGGCTCGTCGCCCGCGTTCGCGAAGTTGTGCTCCTCGTCCGGGGGGACGTAGACGAAGGAACCCGGGCCGACCTTGCGCTCCCCGCCCTTCTGCCGGACCTTCCCCGTGCCGGAGAGAACGTAGACCTCGTGTTCCCACGGGTGCGCGTGGAACGGGGTGCGGCCGCCGGGGGCGACCTCGAAATGGCGCATCGTGAAGGTGGGAGCCCCGACGTTGTCCCCCATCAGGACCCGGATGGTGACGCCCTCCGCGCCGG is drawn from Candidatus Deferrimicrobiaceae bacterium and contains these coding sequences:
- a CDS encoding cupin domain-containing protein; translation: GAEGVTIRVLMGDNVGAPTFTMRHFEVAPGGRTPFHAHPWEHEVYVLSGTGKVRQKGGERKVGPGSFVYVPPDEEHNFANAGDEPFAFLCVIPSTKSCLGR